Proteins encoded together in one Pseudoalteromonas xiamenensis window:
- the clpS gene encoding ATP-dependent Clp protease adapter ClpS, protein MSGLKDSGVMETTREKQKQALKPPRKYKVILNNDDYTPMDFVIEVLMKFFNMDSERATDVMYRVHHEGRAVCGIYPADIAYTKVEQVNRFARDNEHPLLCSCEQE, encoded by the coding sequence ATGAGTGGACTTAAAGATTCTGGTGTAATGGAAACGACTCGTGAAAAGCAGAAGCAAGCGCTAAAGCCTCCACGAAAGTATAAAGTCATCTTAAACAATGACGACTACACCCCAATGGATTTTGTCATCGAAGTGCTGATGAAATTTTTTAATATGGATAGCGAAAGAGCAACTGATGTGATGTATCGAGTACATCATGAAGGGCGAGCGGTCTGTGGCATATATCCTGCAGACATTGCTTATACCAAAGTAGAACAGGTAAATCGTTTTGCTCGAGACAATGAGCATCCGCTGCTTTGTAGTTGTGAGCAGGAATAA
- the clpA gene encoding ATP-dependent Clp protease ATP-binding subunit ClpA, giving the protein MLNKDLEITLNAAFREARARRHEFMTVEHLLLALIDNPSAGDALGACGVDKDNLKKELSDFIDETTPVIPDLEEDRETQPTLGFQRVLQRAVFHVQSSGRTEVTGVNVLVAIFSEQESQAVYLLKKADISRLDIVNYISHGISKVDDHDDHEDHEEMQDESSEVAGEESTKLENFTSNLNALAKAGQIDPLVGRDEEVERTVQVLCRRKKNNPLLVGEAGVGKTAIAEGLAYRIVNEQVPEVIADAVVYSLDMGALLAGTKYRGDFEKRFKSLLKELQKKPNSILFIDEIHTIIGAGAASGGVMDASNLIKPLLSSGKLRCMGSTTYSEFKNIFEKDRALVRRFQKIDVVEPSVEDTTKILMGLKDKYEEHHGVRYTVKALRAAAELSAKYINERHLPDKAIDVIDEAGASQRLQPPSKRKKTINVADIEQIISKIARIPQQSVSSSDKEVLKTLDRNLKMLVFGQDQSIDALTAAIRLSRSGLANEDKPIGSFLFAGPTGVGKTEVTKQLAKCMGVEFIRFDMSEYSERHAVSRLIGAPPGYVGFEQGGLLTEAVIKHPHAVVLLDEIEKAHPDIYNILLQVMDHGTLTDNNGRKADFRNVVVVLTTNAGVQETVRKSIGFQQQDHSHDAMVEINKVFTPEFRNRLDNIIWFNHLDKEVILQVVDKFVVELQAQLDKKSVSLELTSEAREWLADLGYDKAMGARPMARVIQEQLKKPLANEILFGELVDGGNVKVSLKDKKLDFHFDVELETA; this is encoded by the coding sequence ATGCTAAATAAAGATTTAGAAATTACATTAAACGCAGCGTTTCGTGAAGCAAGAGCACGCCGTCACGAATTTATGACGGTTGAACACTTGCTACTCGCGCTAATTGATAACCCATCTGCTGGAGACGCACTTGGTGCATGTGGTGTTGACAAAGATAACTTGAAAAAAGAGCTATCTGATTTTATCGACGAGACAACACCAGTTATCCCTGACTTGGAAGAAGACCGGGAGACACAACCTACACTTGGATTTCAACGCGTATTGCAACGAGCTGTGTTTCACGTGCAGTCATCTGGACGGACCGAAGTTACCGGTGTTAATGTCCTTGTTGCAATTTTTTCAGAGCAAGAAAGCCAAGCCGTTTATTTACTCAAAAAGGCTGACATCAGTCGTTTAGACATTGTTAATTACATTTCTCACGGTATTTCGAAAGTGGATGACCACGATGATCATGAAGATCACGAAGAAATGCAGGATGAATCTAGTGAAGTCGCGGGTGAAGAGTCGACTAAACTTGAAAACTTCACCAGTAACTTAAACGCGTTAGCAAAAGCGGGCCAAATTGATCCTCTAGTTGGTCGTGATGAGGAAGTTGAACGTACGGTTCAAGTCCTTTGTCGTCGCAAGAAAAACAACCCGCTTCTCGTTGGTGAAGCCGGTGTTGGTAAAACCGCTATTGCTGAAGGTTTGGCATATCGTATTGTAAACGAACAAGTTCCAGAAGTGATTGCGGATGCAGTCGTTTATTCTCTAGATATGGGCGCACTACTTGCGGGCACGAAATATCGTGGTGATTTTGAAAAGCGGTTTAAATCGCTTTTGAAAGAATTACAAAAGAAACCAAACTCAATTCTGTTTATTGATGAAATCCACACCATTATTGGTGCTGGTGCGGCTTCTGGCGGTGTGATGGACGCATCGAACTTGATTAAACCGCTTCTCTCCAGTGGAAAATTAAGGTGTATGGGGTCAACAACCTATTCGGAATTCAAAAATATTTTTGAAAAGGATAGAGCGTTGGTACGTCGTTTCCAAAAAATTGATGTGGTTGAGCCAAGTGTTGAGGACACCACTAAAATTCTAATGGGCCTTAAAGACAAGTACGAAGAACATCATGGGGTGCGTTACACGGTAAAAGCGCTTCGTGCTGCGGCTGAACTGAGTGCTAAATACATCAATGAACGTCATCTACCGGATAAAGCGATTGATGTTATTGATGAAGCAGGTGCCAGCCAGCGCTTACAACCGCCGTCAAAACGTAAGAAAACGATTAATGTTGCGGATATTGAGCAAATTATCTCTAAAATTGCTCGTATTCCACAGCAGAGTGTTTCATCAAGCGACAAAGAAGTTCTGAAAACGCTCGACCGTAACCTAAAAATGCTTGTTTTTGGACAAGATCAATCTATCGATGCGTTAACGGCTGCAATTCGATTGTCGCGTTCAGGTCTTGCCAATGAAGATAAGCCAATTGGTTCATTCTTATTTGCGGGTCCAACGGGCGTAGGTAAGACGGAAGTTACTAAACAACTTGCAAAGTGTATGGGCGTGGAATTCATTCGATTCGACATGTCTGAATACTCAGAACGCCATGCAGTGAGTCGATTGATTGGTGCACCTCCAGGCTATGTCGGGTTTGAGCAGGGTGGATTGTTGACTGAAGCCGTTATTAAACATCCACATGCTGTTGTGTTATTGGATGAAATCGAAAAGGCGCATCCGGATATTTACAATATTTTGCTTCAAGTTATGGATCACGGTACGTTGACGGACAACAATGGCCGTAAAGCAGACTTTAGAAACGTGGTTGTGGTTTTAACGACAAATGCAGGTGTTCAGGAAACGGTGCGTAAGTCTATTGGTTTTCAACAGCAAGATCATTCACATGATGCGATGGTTGAGATTAATAAGGTTTTCACGCCAGAATTCCGTAACCGTTTAGACAACATTATTTGGTTTAACCATTTGGATAAAGAAGTCATTCTTCAAGTCGTAGATAAGTTTGTGGTTGAATTACAAGCTCAACTTGATAAGAAGTCGGTGAGTCTAGAACTGACATCTGAAGCAAGAGAATGGTTGGCTGATCTTGGTTACGATAAAGCAATGGGCGCAAGACCTATGGCGAGAGTAATTCAAGAACAACTTAAAAAGCCACTTGCCAATGAAATTCTGTTCGGGGAATTAGTTGATGGTGGTAATGTGAAAGTAAGTTTGAAAGATAAGAAATTGGATTTTCACTTCGATGTTGAGCTGGAAACAGCTTAA
- a CDS encoding arginyltransferase: MSDHFPAKIGLSQQFPCSYLEDKQEQLLVILDHNYFTAKRFESLLEMGFRRSGDQIYRPHCPACHACQSVRVVATLFAPTSSQKRKLKKANNQFQFVVSHQERPEYYDLYAKYITERHQDGSMYPPNRVQYESFLFCRWLPVTFLELWYDDTLIAVAVTDTMPNALSAIYTFYDPCFEDFSLGTVMILLQIEHAKKQGKQHVYLGYQIDDCKKMRYKTQFTPAERLQNDRWLNI; this comes from the coding sequence ATGAGTGATCACTTTCCTGCTAAAATTGGACTGAGTCAGCAGTTTCCGTGCAGTTATTTGGAGGACAAACAAGAGCAACTCCTTGTTATCCTAGACCACAATTATTTTACCGCCAAGCGGTTTGAGTCTTTATTAGAGATGGGCTTTCGTCGAAGTGGAGACCAAATATACAGACCGCATTGTCCTGCATGTCATGCTTGTCAATCTGTTCGCGTGGTTGCGACTCTATTTGCGCCAACAAGTTCTCAGAAAAGAAAGTTAAAAAAAGCGAACAATCAATTTCAGTTCGTGGTGTCACATCAAGAGAGACCGGAGTACTACGACTTATACGCTAAGTACATCACTGAGCGTCATCAAGATGGCTCTATGTACCCACCAAATCGTGTCCAGTACGAAAGCTTTCTATTCTGCCGTTGGCTCCCTGTCACGTTTTTAGAACTCTGGTACGATGATACCCTTATTGCAGTAGCTGTAACTGATACAATGCCAAATGCGTTGTCTGCAATTTATACTTTTTACGATCCTTGCTTTGAAGATTTCAGTTTGGGCACCGTAATGATTTTATTGCAAATTGAGCATGCAAAAAAACAGGGGAAACAACATGTTTACCTTGGTTATCAAATAGATGACTGCAAAAAGATGAGATACAAAACCCAGTTTACACCAGCAGAGCGACTACAAAATGACCGTTGGTTAAACATTTAG
- the trxB gene encoding thioredoxin-disulfide reductase has translation MSNTKHSKLLILGSGPAGYTAAVYAARANLNPVLITGLQQGGQLTTTTEVENWPGDAHGLTGPALMERMKEHAERFETEIIFDHIHTVDVTNRPFTLKGDSGTYTCDALIIATGASAKYLGLESETAFQGRGVSACATCDGFFYRNQKVAVVGGGNTAVEEALYLSNIAAEVHVIHRRDTFRSEKILADRLMDKAQNGNVVLHLNKTLDEVLGDEMGVTGIRIKDTDSGETNDLDLAGVFIAIGHKPNTDIFAGQLEMKDGYLVVQSGLNGNATQTSVEGVFAAGDVSDHIYRQAITSAGTGCMAALDAERYLDNLGK, from the coding sequence ATGAGCAACACGAAACACAGTAAACTACTTATTCTTGGTTCAGGTCCTGCAGGTTACACGGCTGCCGTTTATGCTGCACGTGCAAACCTAAACCCTGTTTTAATTACAGGCCTGCAACAAGGTGGACAATTAACGACAACCACAGAAGTAGAGAACTGGCCAGGTGACGCGCACGGTTTAACCGGCCCTGCGCTAATGGAACGCATGAAAGAACATGCGGAACGTTTCGAAACAGAAATTATTTTTGACCACATCCATACCGTTGACGTAACCAATCGTCCTTTCACATTAAAAGGCGACTCTGGCACATACACCTGTGATGCGCTTATTATCGCAACTGGTGCATCGGCTAAATACCTTGGTTTAGAGTCTGAAACAGCATTCCAAGGCCGCGGTGTTTCGGCGTGTGCAACATGTGATGGTTTCTTTTACCGTAATCAAAAGGTCGCGGTTGTCGGTGGGGGAAATACGGCAGTCGAAGAAGCTCTTTACCTCTCTAACATTGCTGCTGAAGTTCACGTTATTCACCGCCGTGATACATTCCGCAGTGAAAAGATCCTTGCAGATCGCCTAATGGATAAGGCTCAAAATGGCAACGTCGTGCTACACCTAAACAAAACGTTGGATGAAGTACTTGGTGATGAGATGGGTGTAACTGGGATCCGCATTAAAGATACTGATTCTGGTGAAACCAATGATTTAGATTTGGCGGGTGTATTCATCGCGATTGGTCATAAACCGAACACGGATATTTTTGCAGGTCAACTTGAAATGAAAGACGGCTACTTAGTCGTTCAATCAGGATTGAATGGAAATGCAACACAAACAAGTGTTGAGGGTGTATTCGCTGCAGGTGACGTAAGTGACCACATTTACCGTCAAGCAATTACCTCTGCGGGCACTGGCTGTATGGCAGCGCTAGACGCAGAACGTTACCTAGACAATTTAGGTAAATAA
- the infA gene encoding translation initiation factor IF-1, which yields MAKEDVIEMQGTVLDTLPNTMFRVELENGHVVTAHISGKMRKNYIRILTGDKVTVELTPYDLSKGRIVFRAR from the coding sequence ATGGCGAAAGAAGACGTTATTGAGATGCAAGGCACAGTCCTTGATACTCTTCCAAATACAATGTTCCGCGTAGAGCTTGAAAACGGCCACGTGGTTACGGCTCACATTTCAGGCAAGATGCGTAAAAACTATATCCGTATCTTAACTGGTGACAAAGTAACAGTTGAATTGACTCCGTATGACTTATCAAAGGGTCGCATTGTCTTCCGCGCTCGTTAA
- the aat gene encoding leucyl/phenylalanyl-tRNA--protein transferase: MSQQLVILSHTNITFPPPSHALTDPDGLLAIGGDLSIDRLKAAYSNGIFPWFNDEEPILWWSPSQRGVIELDDFHVSKSTKKTYRKLRLEASVNKAFSQVIEACRAQRLDKEGTWINPDMIAAYHLAHKAGIAHSLEIWLEGRLVGGLYGIMQNGVFCGESMFYNITDASKIAMWQLVLWLKRHNAHFIDCQLLNPYLATLGAKSISREEFLTKLNTARNYNVPNTMWQPQSLGEIYE; encoded by the coding sequence ATGAGCCAACAGTTAGTCATCTTGTCACACACCAACATAACATTTCCACCTCCCTCACATGCGTTGACTGATCCAGATGGCTTGCTCGCCATTGGAGGAGATCTTTCTATTGACCGCTTAAAAGCAGCCTATTCAAATGGAATATTTCCCTGGTTTAACGATGAAGAACCTATTCTTTGGTGGTCACCAAGTCAACGAGGGGTGATCGAGTTAGATGATTTTCATGTCTCTAAATCAACCAAAAAGACCTATCGCAAACTCAGACTCGAAGCCTCAGTAAATAAAGCCTTTTCACAGGTGATAGAAGCCTGCAGAGCACAGCGCCTCGACAAAGAAGGTACTTGGATTAATCCGGATATGATTGCAGCTTATCATTTGGCACATAAAGCTGGTATAGCGCATAGTCTTGAGATATGGCTCGAGGGGCGCCTTGTGGGTGGTCTGTATGGGATAATGCAAAATGGTGTTTTTTGTGGCGAAAGCATGTTTTACAACATAACCGATGCATCTAAAATTGCGATGTGGCAACTCGTGTTATGGTTAAAGCGTCACAACGCACATTTCATCGATTGCCAGTTATTGAATCCATACTTAGCCACATTAGGTGCAAAATCTATATCACGTGAAGAATTTTTGACTAAACTTAATACTGCGAGGAATTACAACGTTCCCAACACAATGTGGCAACCCCAATCGCTTGGAGAGATATATGAGTGA
- the cspD gene encoding cold shock domain-containing protein CspD → MACGKVKWFNNAKGFGFIVENGNEEDIFAHYSTIVMDGYKTLKAGQDVTFELQQGPKGLHATNIAPIEGMV, encoded by the coding sequence ATGGCTTGCGGAAAAGTCAAATGGTTCAATAATGCCAAGGGTTTTGGTTTCATCGTAGAAAATGGTAACGAAGAAGATATTTTCGCCCACTACTCGACGATTGTTATGGATGGCTACAAGACACTCAAAGCTGGTCAAGATGTAACATTCGAACTACAGCAAGGTCCAAAGGGCCTGCATGCAACTAATATCGCCCCTATTGAAGGCATGGTTTGA
- a CDS encoding NADP-dependent isocitrate dehydrogenase, which yields MTSKIIYTKTDEAPALATYSLLPIIQAYSNAAGVEVETRDISLAGRIIANFPEFLSEEQRIGDHLAELGELAKSPEANIIKLPNISASIPQMRAAIKELQSKGYALPDYPEEPKDEKEAAIKATYDKIKGSAVNPVLREGNSDRRAPLSVKEYARKNPHSMGAWAKDSQSYVASMEDGDFFGSEKSVTVAQATDVRIEHVAVDGSVSVLKASTPLKAGEIIDASRLNVKALREFIAQEVAAAKDKGVLFSLHMKATMMKVSDPIIFGHAVKEFYSDVFAKHGALFESLGVDVNNGLGDVYAKLQSLPEAERQAIEADIQAQYASRPAIAMVDSDRGITNLHVPSDVIIDASMPAAIRASGQMWNAEGKQQDTAFVIPDRCYSGVYQATIEFCKENGAFDPRTMGTIPNVGLMAQKAEEYGSHDKTFEVKADGQVRVVDTDGNVLLQHDVEQGDIWRMCQTKDAPIKDWVKLAVNRSRLSNTPAVFWLDKNRAHDAELIKKVETYLPEHDTTGLEIHILAPVEATQFSLARMAKGEDTISVTGNVLRDYLTDLFPILELGTSAKMLSIVPLMNGGGLFETGAGGSAPKHVQQFEKENHLRWDSLGEFLALAASLEHLSQVSGNAKAQVLADTLDKATGKFLDENKSPSRRVGELDNRGSHFYLAMFWAQELAAQSDDAELKDLFTAVAADMSANEQSIVSELNNAQGSSMNIGGYYQPNDELAFAAMRPSQTLNAILAKLA from the coding sequence ATGACATCTAAAATTATTTACACTAAAACTGACGAAGCGCCGGCGCTCGCCACGTATTCGTTGTTGCCAATCATCCAAGCATACAGTAATGCTGCAGGTGTAGAAGTAGAAACTCGTGATATTTCGCTTGCTGGTCGTATCATCGCGAACTTTCCTGAGTTCTTGTCAGAAGAACAGCGCATTGGCGATCATTTAGCTGAACTAGGTGAACTAGCAAAATCACCTGAAGCCAACATTATTAAACTTCCGAACATTTCTGCTTCTATTCCACAAATGAGAGCAGCTATCAAAGAACTTCAATCTAAAGGTTATGCACTTCCTGACTATCCGGAAGAACCAAAAGATGAGAAAGAAGCGGCAATCAAGGCAACTTACGACAAGATCAAAGGTAGTGCTGTAAACCCGGTACTTCGTGAAGGTAATTCTGACCGTCGTGCTCCTCTTTCAGTAAAAGAATATGCACGTAAAAACCCTCATTCAATGGGCGCTTGGGCTAAGGACTCTCAATCTTACGTTGCAAGCATGGAAGACGGTGATTTCTTCGGCTCTGAAAAGTCAGTCACTGTCGCACAAGCAACGGATGTTCGCATCGAACACGTCGCGGTAGATGGCTCTGTATCTGTACTTAAAGCAAGTACACCTCTAAAAGCGGGCGAAATTATTGATGCTTCACGTCTAAACGTGAAAGCGCTCCGTGAGTTTATCGCACAAGAAGTTGCAGCAGCTAAAGACAAAGGCGTACTGTTCTCGCTGCACATGAAAGCGACGATGATGAAAGTATCTGACCCAATCATCTTCGGTCATGCTGTTAAAGAATTCTACAGCGACGTTTTTGCCAAACACGGAGCATTGTTTGAATCACTTGGTGTTGACGTAAATAACGGACTTGGCGATGTTTACGCAAAACTTCAATCGCTTCCAGAAGCAGAGCGTCAAGCTATTGAAGCTGATATTCAAGCTCAATACGCATCTCGCCCAGCAATTGCGATGGTTGATTCAGATCGTGGTATCACAAACCTACACGTTCCTAGTGACGTAATCATTGACGCCTCAATGCCTGCTGCAATCCGAGCGAGTGGCCAGATGTGGAATGCTGAAGGTAAACAACAAGATACAGCATTTGTAATCCCAGACCGTTGTTATTCAGGTGTTTACCAAGCAACGATTGAGTTCTGTAAAGAAAATGGGGCTTTTGATCCTCGCACCATGGGCACAATCCCTAACGTGGGTTTAATGGCACAAAAAGCAGAAGAATATGGCTCACACGATAAAACGTTTGAAGTAAAAGCAGACGGTCAAGTTCGTGTTGTTGATACTGACGGTAACGTTTTACTTCAACACGATGTTGAGCAAGGCGATATTTGGCGTATGTGTCAAACTAAAGATGCACCGATCAAAGATTGGGTCAAATTAGCAGTAAACCGCTCACGCCTTTCAAATACACCAGCCGTTTTCTGGTTAGATAAGAACCGCGCACACGATGCGGAACTAATCAAAAAAGTTGAAACGTACCTTCCAGAGCACGACACTACGGGCTTAGAAATACACATTTTGGCTCCAGTCGAAGCAACGCAATTCTCACTTGCTCGCATGGCTAAAGGTGAAGATACGATTTCTGTAACTGGTAACGTTTTACGTGATTACCTAACAGATCTATTCCCAATTCTTGAGTTAGGTACAAGCGCGAAAATGCTTTCAATAGTTCCCCTTATGAACGGTGGTGGTTTATTTGAAACTGGTGCGGGCGGTTCTGCGCCTAAGCACGTCCAACAGTTCGAGAAAGAAAACCACTTACGTTGGGATTCGCTTGGTGAATTTTTAGCACTTGCGGCTTCCCTTGAGCACCTATCTCAAGTTTCTGGAAATGCTAAAGCGCAAGTTCTAGCTGATACATTAGACAAAGCTACTGGCAAATTCCTTGACGAAAACAAATCACCTTCACGTCGTGTTGGTGAACTGGATAACCGTGGTAGCCACTTCTATCTTGCTATGTTCTGGGCACAAGAACTGGCTGCACAAAGCGATGATGCTGAATTAAAAGATTTGTTTACCGCTGTTGCTGCAGATATGTCAGCAAATGAACAAAGCATTGTAAGCGAGCTGAACAATGCTCAAGGTTCATCAATGAACATCGGTGGTTACTACCAGCCAAACGACGAACTAGCGTTTGCGGCAATGCGCCCAAGCCAAACGTTGAATGCTATTTTGGCAAAATTAGCCTAA
- a CDS encoding PH domain-containing protein produces the protein MGLLSGLMGNASEVDENELDKLLNNTLIPDETIEKAYRVIRDMFVFTNKRLILIDKQGMTGSKIEMLTIPYSKITKFSKESAGHFDLDAELKIWVGSESEPLSREFKAGDNINDVYWILSQHCL, from the coding sequence ATGGGATTGCTAAGTGGTTTGATGGGCAACGCCAGTGAGGTCGATGAGAACGAACTTGATAAGTTATTGAATAACACATTGATACCAGACGAAACAATTGAAAAAGCCTACCGTGTTATCCGTGATATGTTTGTTTTTACGAATAAACGATTAATCCTTATTGATAAGCAAGGAATGACAGGGTCGAAAATCGAAATGTTGACGATACCATACAGTAAAATTACAAAGTTTAGTAAAGAATCAGCAGGCCATTTTGATTTAGATGCGGAACTCAAAATTTGGGTGGGATCAGAGTCAGAACCATTGTCGCGAGAATTCAAGGCTGGCGATAATATTAACGATGTTTATTGGATTTTGTCTCAACATTGCCTATAG
- the pssA gene encoding CDP-diacylglycerol--serine O-phosphatidyltransferase produces the protein MVFWQEKPAFGLDATDVQILTSASEYRSALMSLIKNAKRRIVMTALYLQDDEAGREILEALHQASLANPALEITVLVDFHRAQRGLIGQAQCEGNAKLYCDALEQHRSNVRIYGVPVKAKELFGVLHVKGFVIDDTLLYSGASLNNVYLQYESRYRLDRYFLLQQSQLCDAICKFTSTYLLSSEAVPRLDMRPLPSFTDIKGAQRQLMKTLKSAQYESGTVESNSPLNVRAFLGFGRRSNKLNRLIKYLFDTTEQELVLYTPYFNFPAPLLRSLRRLLKLGKKVTIVVGDKTANDFYISPEENFSKIGALPYLYETILYKFLTSQKRFIDSGLLNVYLWKDENNSFHLKGVCQDNRLHLMSGHNLNPRAWGLDIENGILIEDQQGVIKDAVLKEKETILAHCRRLSGPKCLETMDDYPTPVKKLLGQAKRVKVDFIIKRFI, from the coding sequence ATGGTTTTTTGGCAAGAAAAACCCGCTTTTGGGTTAGATGCAACGGACGTACAAATATTAACGAGCGCGAGCGAGTATCGTAGCGCGTTAATGTCGTTAATTAAAAATGCAAAACGTCGTATTGTTATGACCGCTTTGTATTTGCAAGACGATGAAGCCGGACGAGAAATTCTCGAAGCACTTCATCAGGCGTCACTTGCGAATCCTGCATTAGAAATCACAGTCCTTGTCGATTTTCATCGCGCACAACGAGGCTTAATTGGCCAAGCTCAGTGTGAAGGAAATGCTAAATTATATTGTGATGCACTTGAACAACATCGTTCGAATGTTCGAATTTATGGTGTGCCTGTCAAAGCAAAAGAATTGTTTGGCGTTTTGCATGTCAAAGGCTTCGTTATTGATGATACGTTGCTTTACAGCGGTGCCAGTTTAAATAATGTCTACTTGCAGTATGAATCTAGATATCGTTTGGACCGATACTTTTTGCTCCAACAATCTCAACTCTGTGATGCAATTTGTAAATTCACAAGCACTTATCTGCTGAGTTCAGAGGCAGTACCTAGACTGGATATGCGACCGTTACCAAGCTTTACGGACATCAAGGGTGCTCAGCGACAATTGATGAAAACACTTAAAAGTGCTCAGTATGAAAGCGGTACGGTTGAGAGCAATTCTCCATTAAATGTGCGTGCATTTTTAGGTTTCGGTCGACGTTCGAATAAACTTAACCGCCTGATTAAGTACTTATTTGATACAACTGAACAAGAATTAGTGTTGTATACACCGTATTTTAATTTCCCTGCACCATTGCTGCGTTCCCTTCGTCGATTGCTGAAACTTGGCAAAAAAGTGACGATTGTTGTAGGTGACAAAACCGCAAACGATTTTTATATCTCACCTGAGGAAAATTTCAGCAAGATTGGCGCATTGCCTTATCTATACGAAACAATTTTGTACAAGTTTTTGACAAGCCAAAAACGTTTTATCGATTCAGGTTTGTTAAACGTTTATCTGTGGAAAGATGAAAATAATTCATTTCACTTAAAAGGGGTTTGTCAGGATAACCGTCTTCATCTTATGAGCGGTCACAACCTAAATCCACGAGCTTGGGGTCTTGATATCGAAAATGGTATTTTGATCGAGGATCAGCAAGGTGTTATTAAAGATGCCGTCTTAAAAGAGAAAGAAACTATCCTCGCGCACTGTCGTCGTTTATCTGGTCCAAAATGCTTAGAGACGATGGATGACTACCCGACACCGGTTAAAAAGTTATTGGGTCAAGCGAAACGAGTGAAAGTAGACTTCATTATTAAACGGTTTATTTAG